The genomic window GCTTCTCCAAGGACGGCCGGACCATGCAGGTCCTCACCGTCGACGGCCGTCAGACCGACAGCGGCGGTGTCACGCTCACCGAACTCGGCGCGATGATGCGGCGCGCCGGCTCCTACAGCGCGCTGAACCTCGACGGCGGCGGCTCCTCCACACTCGTCGCCCGTGAGCCGGGCAGCGACGCACTCCAGGTGGAGAACAGCCCGTCCGACGGCAGCGAGCGCACCGTCCCCAACGGCCTCGCGCTGACGGCCCCCGACGGCAGCGGCAGACTGCGCGGTTTCTGGCTGGAGACCCGCACCCCGGCCGGCGTCGCCCCCGGGGACGACCCGGTGGCCGGAGGGCACCCCGAGCGGGTCTTCCCCGGTCTGACGAGGCGGCTCACCGCCGCCGGCTACGACGAGACGTACGGCCCGGCGGCCGGCACCCCCCACTGGCGCGCCGCGAACCCGTCCGTCGGCAGCATCGACGGGGAGGGCACCTTCACCGCCCGCCGCAGCGGAACCACCGAGGTACGGGCCGAACGGGCGGGCGTCCACGGTGAGACGAGGCTCACGGTCCTCGACCGTCTGACCCGCGTCATGCCGACCACGACACGGGTCGGGCTCGCGGGCGCGCAGGCCACGGGCCGCTTCGGCATCGTCGGACTCGACGCCCACGGCGCGAGCGCCCCCGTCGAGCCGGCCGACATCACCCTCGACTACGACCACGCGCTGTTCGAGATCGCCGACGACGGACGCGGATCCTTCACCGTGAGGTCGCGCACCGGAGCGGGAGCGGGACTGATCAAGGCAGCCGTGGGCGGCGCGGACACCACCCTCGCGGTGAGCGTCGGCCTCACCGAGCAGGCCGTGTCGTCCTTCGACGACGCCGGGACCTGGAAGTTCAGCCAGGCACGCGCGGACGGCGCGCTCGCCGCCACACCCGAGGGGCACACGGGTACGGGCCTCCGCCTCACCTACGACTTCACCCGGTCGACGGCGACACGCGCGGCCTACGCGGCGCCGCCGCAGCCCGTTCCCGTGCCGGGACAGTCCCAGTCGTACACGCTCTGGATCAAGGGGGACGGGAACGGTGCCTGGCCCACGCTGCACCTGAAGGACGCAACGGGTTCGGACCAGTTGCTCCGGGGGCCGTACATCACCTGGACCGGCTGGCGGCAGGTCACCTTCGCCGTGCCGCCGGGGGTGGCGACGCCGCTGTCGGTGTACCGCTTCTACCTCGCCGAGACCGCCGCCGCACGGCAGTACACGGGTGAGATCGTGATCGACGACCTGTCAGCCCAGGTGCCGCCGACGGTCGACATTCCCGAACAGCGCGCGCCCGCAGACCCGTTGATCGACACGGCCGCTGTGACCGAACGCCGGGACTGGCGCTTCGCGGTGATGTCCGACGCCCAGTTCGTCGCGCGGGACCCCGACAGTGCGATCGTCCGGCAGGCCCGGCGCACCCTCCGGGAGATCAGGGCGGCCCGGCCGGACTTCCTGGTGGTCAACGGGGACCTCGTCGACGAGGGGTCACCCGCCGACCTCGACTTCGCGCAGCAGGTGCTCCAGGAGGAACTCGGCGACGCGCTGCCCTGGTACTACGTGCCCGGCAACCACGAGGTGATGGGCGGCACGATCGACGACTTCACCGACCGGTTCGGCCCGGCGCAGCGGACTTTCGACCACGAGGGGACCCGGGTCATCACCCTCGACACCTCCAGCCTCGGCCTGCGTGGTGGTGGCATCGCCCAGATCAAGGAGTTCAGGGCCCAGCTCGACGCGGCGGCGAAAGACCGCTCCGTCGGGTCCGTGATGCTGATCGAGCACGTGCCGCCGCGTGATCCCACCGCGCAGCAGGGGAGCCGGCTCGGGGACCGCAAGGAGGCTGCCCTGATCGAACAGTGGCTCGCCGACTTCCGGCGTACGACCGGCAAGGGCGCGGCGATGATCGGGAGCCACGTCGGGGTGTTCCACGCCTCCCACGTCGACGGGGTTCCGTACCTGGTCAACGGCAACTCGGGGAAGACCCCGGCCGGACCGGCGGACGCGGGCGGCTTCACGGGGTGGTCCCTGATCGGAGCCGACCACGTCCCGCGGGGCGAACAGACCCGGGCGCGTGAGCAGCCGTGGCGCGGCGGGCCGGACTGGGTGTCCGTGCAGACACGCGCCCACGTCGACGCGTTGTCCCTCGACGCACCAGCGGAGCTCGTGGCGGGGGAGCGTGCCCAGGTCACCGCGAGCGTCACCCAGGGAGCGGGCCGTGTGCCGGCCGCCTTCCCCCTCAGCGCCGACTGGACCGGGTCGCCGGACGTCCACATCGGTGATACCGGGACCGCCGGACGGCGTCACATCGCGGCGCTGGACCCGGAGACGGGCACGCTCACCGCGCTCCGGCCCGGTTCGGTCACGCTCGCCGTGACCGTCAACGGCACCACCCGGGAGGTGCGGGTCACCATCGCGGCCGGGGCGGTGGCGCCCGCCGCCTGACACAACGCAACATCGGACACCACCGCGAGGCATGCAGAAGGCCCTGTTCCGGCCGCCCCTTCCTACGGGGACGGCCGGAACAGGGCCTCAGGATCCACTCCGCCGGCTCCCGGCGCTCACGTCTTCCGGTAGCCGTAGGCGTCCGACGCCGCAGCCTCCACGGCGTCCAGGTCGCCCCCCGCGGAGGCCGTCACCAGTGCGGCCACCGCGCCCTCGACGAACGGCGCGTCCACCAGCCGTGCTCCTGGGGGCAGTTCATCGCCCTCGGCCAGCATCGACTTCACGGTCAGCACCGCGCTCCCGAGGTCCACCAGGAGCGCCACACCGGCTCCCCGGTCCACTCTCCGGGCCGCCTCGGCGATCAGCTCCGGACTCGTGCCGAGCCCTCCGGCGGACGTCCCGCCCGCCGCCGCCACCGGGGCCGTCGCGCCGCCGGCCGCCAGCCCCCCGGCCAGCTCGGCCACGGCCTCCGCCACCGGCCCGCTGTGCGAGACCAGCACGATCCCGACCTGCTTCTCCCCGGTCACGCGCCGCCCCCGTCGCCGTGAGCCGCAGCGTCCACGAGCGCCCCGACCAGGAGTGCGGCCGACGTCGCCCCCGGATCCTGGTGCCCGATGCTGCGCTCGCCCAGATAGCTGGCCCTGCCCTTGCGCGCCTGCAGGGGGACCGTCGCCGACGCGCCGGCCACGGCCGCCCCGTGAGCCTCCTCGAACGAGTCGGCCAGGACCTCGACGGCGGGGAGCAGCGCGTCGAGCATCGTCTTGTCACCGGCCTGCGCCCCACCGAGCTGCGCCACCGCCGCGACCCCCGCGCCGAAAGCCTCGGCCAGTTCGGCGGGCGACACCTCCTGGGCGTCGCCCAACGCCTTCCCTGTGCGGCGCAGCAAGGTCCCGTACAGCGGTCCGGACGCCCCGCCGACCGTCGAGATCAGCTGCCTTCCCGCCAGCCCGAGCACGGCACCGGGCGTCGCGGGTGGCTCGTTCTCCAGTGCCTCGCGCACCGCGGTGAACCCGCGCCGCATGTTGCTGCCGTGATCGGCGTCCCCGATCGCGGCGTCGAGCTCGGTCAGCCGGTCCGCCTCGCGGTCCACGGCTGCCGCGGTGGCCGTCATCCAGCGACGGAAGAAGTCGGTGTCGAGCACAAGATCTCCTGTTCCTCACACGGACCGACGGAGGTTTGTTCACCGGCCCCAACGGAGCGCGGGCGTCTGTACCGGCGCGTCCCAGAGTCGTACCAGCTCCTCGTCCGCCTGACAGACGGTCACCGAACAGCCCGCCATGTCGAGCGACGTCACATAGTTCCCCACCAGGGTACGAGCCACCGTCACACCCCGCTCGGACAGCACCCGCTGCACTTCGGCATTGAACCCGTACAGCTCCAGCAACGGCGTCGAGCCGAGGCCGTTGACCAGGACGAGCACAGGACCGCTCGGCCGCAGGTCCTCCAGCACCGCGTCGACCGAGAAGTCGGCGATCTCAC from Streptomyces sp. NBC_01341 includes these protein-coding regions:
- a CDS encoding PTS-dependent dihydroxyacetone kinase phosphotransferase subunit DhaM, translated to MTGEKQVGIVLVSHSGPVAEAVAELAGGLAAGGATAPVAAAGGTSAGGLGTSPELIAEAARRVDRGAGVALLVDLGSAVLTVKSMLAEGDELPPGARLVDAPFVEGAVAALVTASAGGDLDAVEAAASDAYGYRKT
- the dhaL gene encoding dihydroxyacetone kinase subunit DhaL — translated: MLDTDFFRRWMTATAAAVDREADRLTELDAAIGDADHGSNMRRGFTAVREALENEPPATPGAVLGLAGRQLISTVGGASGPLYGTLLRRTGKALGDAQEVSPAELAEAFGAGVAAVAQLGGAQAGDKTMLDALLPAVEVLADSFEEAHGAAVAGASATVPLQARKGRASYLGERSIGHQDPGATSAALLVGALVDAAAHGDGGGA
- a CDS encoding phosphodiester glycosidase family protein → MAAGAVAPAAADSGPDPRPHTAAEILRPVSPPPASGPPGEAASVVDGDGIETARASRPIAPGVRLDSYDRLESDKWLRVDALSVDLDGDDVRADYLSTGRVADRSTVSELAAGHDPGRGRRTVAAVNADFFDINQTGAPQGPGIKDGLTVHSPAPGINRAVGIGPGNAGRVLELYFEGTLTLPSGPHPFAAYNAANVPAQGVGAYTSAWGTADRALTVDDARPVTEVAVRDGKVASVSGTPGAEPVPEDTVVLVGREAGAGLLSALAPGDPVSIEYRARTDSGVVPRTAVGGRELLVADGVAQNHDGEGNNTAAPRTAVGFSKDGRTMQVLTVDGRQTDSGGVTLTELGAMMRRAGSYSALNLDGGGSSTLVAREPGSDALQVENSPSDGSERTVPNGLALTAPDGSGRLRGFWLETRTPAGVAPGDDPVAGGHPERVFPGLTRRLTAAGYDETYGPAAGTPHWRAANPSVGSIDGEGTFTARRSGTTEVRAERAGVHGETRLTVLDRLTRVMPTTTRVGLAGAQATGRFGIVGLDAHGASAPVEPADITLDYDHALFEIADDGRGSFTVRSRTGAGAGLIKAAVGGADTTLAVSVGLTEQAVSSFDDAGTWKFSQARADGALAATPEGHTGTGLRLTYDFTRSTATRAAYAAPPQPVPVPGQSQSYTLWIKGDGNGAWPTLHLKDATGSDQLLRGPYITWTGWRQVTFAVPPGVATPLSVYRFYLAETAAARQYTGEIVIDDLSAQVPPTVDIPEQRAPADPLIDTAAVTERRDWRFAVMSDAQFVARDPDSAIVRQARRTLREIRAARPDFLVVNGDLVDEGSPADLDFAQQVLQEELGDALPWYYVPGNHEVMGGTIDDFTDRFGPAQRTFDHEGTRVITLDTSSLGLRGGGIAQIKEFRAQLDAAAKDRSVGSVMLIEHVPPRDPTAQQGSRLGDRKEAALIEQWLADFRRTTGKGAAMIGSHVGVFHASHVDGVPYLVNGNSGKTPAGPADAGGFTGWSLIGADHVPRGEQTRAREQPWRGGPDWVSVQTRAHVDALSLDAPAELVAGERAQVTASVTQGAGRVPAAFPLSADWTGSPDVHIGDTGTAGRRHIAALDPETGTLTALRPGSVTLAVTVNGTTREVRVTIAAGAVAPAA